The genomic region GAAGCGGAGTCTCGTCGATATGAGTCGGCGCGACTTCGCATGCCAGGCCCAGCGACGCCAGCAGTTGTCGCCGCCGCGGCGATGCGGATGCCAGCACGAGGTTCAGGGAGTCCATCCCTGCAGTTTCCCCGCTGTGCGACATCCGCACAAGCCGCGGCGCGCCCTCACTGGCGATGGTAGGGATGGCCCGACAGGATGGTCCAGGCCCGGTAGAGCTGCTCGGCAAGCAACACGCGCACCAGGCCGTGCGGCAGCGTCAGATGGGACAGTGACCAACGCCATTGCGCCTGGTCGAGGCAACTGGCCGCCAGCCCGTCCGGGCCGCCCACCAGCAACGCCACGTCGCGACCGTCCTGTCGCCAGTCGGCCAGCTTGCGGGCCAGCCCGGGGGTATCCACCTGCACACCCGGCACGTCCAGGCAGACCCGCAGGCAACCCTCCGAGGCCGCCAGCAGGCGTCGCCCCTCATCCGCGACCGCTTTTGAAGTATCGCTGCCGCGGCTGCGGCGTCCCAGCGGCAAGGACTGGATCTCGAGACGACATTCGCGCGGCATGCGCGCGGCATAGTCGCGGCATCCCTCGTCCACCCAGCCCGGCATTCGCGAGCCGACCGCGAGGATGCGCAGGCGCACCGGAGCTCAGCCCTCGGCGGAGGCGCGACCCCGCCCGGCCGGCGCAGCCCAGAGCTTTTCGAGATTGTAGAAATCCCGGACGCGCGGCAGCATGACGTGAACGACGACGTCCTGCAGGTCGACGAGCACCCATTCGCCGTCCTTGAGGCCTTCGACCCCGAGCGGGCGTTGCCCCGACTCCTTGCACTTCTCGACCACGTTCTGCGCCAGCGAGCGCACGTGCCGGTCCGAGGTGCCGCTCGCGATCACCATGCTGTCCGCGATG from Wenzhouxiangella sp. XN24 harbors:
- the rsfS gene encoding ribosome silencing factor, with protein sequence MAEESLQTTVVNALDDLKARDVVVIDVRGLTSIADSMVIASGTSDRHVRSLAQNVVEKCKESGQRPLGVEGLKDGEWVLVDLQDVVVHVMLPRVRDFYNLEKLWAAPAGRGRASAEG
- the rlmH gene encoding 23S rRNA (pseudouridine(1915)-N(3))-methyltransferase RlmH, translated to MRLRILAVGSRMPGWVDEGCRDYAARMPRECRLEIQSLPLGRRSRGSDTSKAVADEGRRLLAASEGCLRVCLDVPGVQVDTPGLARKLADWRQDGRDVALLVGGPDGLAASCLDQAQWRWSLSHLTLPHGLVRVLLAEQLYRAWTILSGHPYHRQ